One Kitasatospora sp. MAP12-44 DNA segment encodes these proteins:
- a CDS encoding transposase: MLDASQYPVDNGIKWRAMPADFPTWDRVYAFWRRWRDRGLVREFHDRLRRRVRESEGRGSGCPRRRW, from the coding sequence ATGTTGGATGCGAGCCAGTACCCGGTCGACAACGGCATCAAGTGGCGCGCGATGCCTGCCGACTTCCCGACCTGGGACCGGGTCTACGCCTTCTGGCGCCGCTGGCGTGACCGCGGGCTGGTCCGGGAGTTCCATGACCGGCTCCGGCGCAGGGTCCGCGAGAGCGAGGGACGCGGAAGCGGGTGTCCTCGACGTAGATGGTGA
- a CDS encoding exodeoxyribonuclease III → MIVVTTVNVNGIRAAAKKGFVEWLSATKADVVCLQEVRAETDQLPPELSQLPDWHAVWAPATAKGRAGVAVLSRVEPTRTQIGFGSEEFDNSGRYAEIDLPGLTVASLYLPSGEAGTEKQEEKERFMAEFLIHLTALRARAAADGREVVVCGDWNIAHQQADLKNWKANQKSAGFLPEERAWLTQVLDEAGYVDTVRALHPDQEGPYSWWSYRGRAFDNDAGWRIDLHCTSPGLAEKAQWAKVERAATHPERWSDHAPVTVAYDV, encoded by the coding sequence GTGATCGTCGTAACCACTGTGAATGTCAACGGGATTCGGGCCGCCGCCAAGAAGGGCTTCGTGGAGTGGCTCTCCGCGACCAAGGCGGACGTCGTCTGCCTGCAGGAGGTCCGGGCCGAAACCGACCAGCTGCCACCGGAGTTGAGCCAGCTGCCGGACTGGCACGCCGTCTGGGCGCCGGCCACCGCCAAGGGCCGGGCCGGGGTCGCGGTGCTGTCCCGCGTCGAACCGACCCGGACGCAGATCGGATTCGGGTCCGAGGAATTCGACAATTCGGGCAGATATGCCGAAATCGACCTTCCGGGCCTGACCGTCGCCAGCCTCTACCTCCCCTCCGGCGAAGCCGGCACCGAGAAGCAGGAGGAGAAGGAGCGCTTCATGGCGGAATTCCTGATCCACCTCACCGCCCTGCGCGCCCGAGCCGCCGCCGACGGCCGCGAGGTGGTGGTCTGCGGCGACTGGAACATCGCCCACCAGCAGGCCGACCTCAAGAACTGGAAGGCCAACCAGAAGTCCGCCGGCTTCCTCCCCGAGGAGCGCGCCTGGCTCACCCAGGTCCTCGACGAGGCCGGCTACGTCGACACCGTCCGCGCCCTGCACCCCGACCAGGAGGGCCCCTACTCCTGGTGGTCCTACCGCGGCCGCGCCTTCGACAACGACGCGGGCTGGCGGATCGACTTGCATTGTACAAGCCCTGGCCTGGCCGAGAAGGCCCAGTGGGCCAAGGTGGAAAGGGCAGCCACCCACCCGGAGCGCTGGTCCGACCACGCGCCAGTGACCGTGGCGTACGACGTCTGA
- a CDS encoding GntR family transcriptional regulator yields MATAQLAAVPEPKYWHLRTVLLRAIDTEFSTGQVLPNERDLSARFGVARATLRQALDQLELEGRLVRRRGIGTLVAAPRVGVAVNRGEEGWPASSRDQSWRAVDCTTTEASEQLARALGVAVGETVHTVRRVRVVQAQIVATESLHVPEATLKKLPAIRLSGAQPAGSGSTGSGSGSETVELAKSVLRRLERLGVDGESRSVELGVAEAQEAALLERPPGTPVLVVTTQYAAGGRLAALATSTYRADTCRLTFGETGLVEVTPVPAVPAARSAS; encoded by the coding sequence GTGGCGACAGCACAGCTCGCGGCGGTTCCGGAGCCGAAGTACTGGCACCTGCGCACGGTCCTGCTGCGCGCCATCGACACGGAGTTCTCCACCGGCCAGGTGCTGCCCAACGAGCGTGACCTGTCGGCCCGTTTCGGGGTCGCCCGGGCGACCCTGCGCCAGGCGCTCGACCAGCTGGAGCTGGAGGGCCGCCTGGTGCGCCGCCGCGGCATCGGCACGCTGGTGGCGGCGCCGCGGGTGGGCGTCGCGGTCAACCGGGGCGAGGAGGGCTGGCCGGCCAGCAGCCGCGACCAGTCCTGGCGCGCGGTCGACTGCACCACCACCGAGGCCTCCGAGCAGCTCGCGCGGGCGCTGGGCGTCGCAGTCGGCGAGACCGTCCACACGGTGCGGCGGGTGCGGGTGGTGCAGGCGCAGATCGTGGCCACCGAGTCGCTGCACGTGCCGGAGGCGACGCTGAAGAAGCTGCCCGCCATCCGCCTGTCGGGTGCCCAGCCGGCCGGGTCAGGGTCGACCGGGTCCGGGTCCGGGTCGGAGACCGTCGAGCTCGCCAAGTCCGTGCTGCGCCGCCTGGAGCGGCTGGGCGTGGACGGCGAGTCCCGCTCGGTGGAGCTCGGTGTCGCCGAGGCGCAGGAGGCCGCGCTGCTGGAGCGCCCGCCGGGCACTCCGGTGCTGGTGGTGACCACCCAGTACGCGGCGGGCGGCCGGCTGGCGGCGCTGGCCACCTCGACCTACCGCGCCGACACCTGCCGGTTGACCTTCGGCGAGACCGGCCTGGTGGAGGTCACCCCGGTGCCCGCCGTCCCGGCCGCCCGGTCGGCTTCCTGA
- a CDS encoding ROK family protein has protein sequence MADRLTGGDSSLLRRINAAVTLRALRDGQSVTLTQLVGDTGLSRPTVEGVIEGLVGSGLVAEVEQTQDSGRQRGRPARWFRFRAEAGHTLGIEIGVHGVRVVLADLTGELIASHSRLVDEGLDAEERVGAVRSAVADVLRKAGISRDNLWAVGVGSPGIVDKDGSVRLGTAMPGWTGLDLGARLRRSFRCPVLIENDANLAAIAEHWQGAAVGMGDVVFVLAGLSPGAGSLINGRLHRGFGGAAGEIGALHLLGRQATPERLLSTTGKPVDPLDEAAVARVLRLAREGDEVARVAMDRFLGRLVHDVAALVVAIDPQLVVIGGWAAGLDGVLDPLREQLAQYCLRAPEVTLSALGEDVVALGALRLALDQVEEQLFAVDQPTSRG, from the coding sequence TTGGCGGATCGGCTCACCGGAGGAGACTCCTCGCTGCTGCGTCGCATCAACGCCGCGGTCACCCTGCGGGCGCTGCGCGACGGGCAGTCCGTTACGCTGACCCAACTGGTCGGCGACACCGGGCTCTCGCGGCCGACCGTGGAGGGCGTGATCGAGGGCCTGGTCGGGTCCGGGCTGGTCGCCGAGGTCGAGCAGACCCAGGACAGCGGCCGTCAACGCGGCCGCCCCGCACGATGGTTCCGGTTCCGCGCGGAGGCCGGCCACACCCTCGGGATCGAGATCGGGGTGCACGGCGTCCGGGTCGTGCTGGCCGATCTCACCGGCGAACTGATCGCCAGCCACTCCCGGTTGGTGGACGAGGGCCTGGACGCGGAGGAGCGCGTCGGCGCCGTCCGCTCGGCCGTCGCCGACGTGCTGCGCAAGGCTGGCATCTCGCGTGACAACCTGTGGGCGGTCGGCGTCGGCAGCCCCGGCATCGTGGACAAGGACGGCTCGGTGCGACTGGGCACCGCGATGCCCGGCTGGACCGGCCTGGACCTCGGCGCGCGGCTGCGGCGCTCGTTCCGCTGCCCCGTACTGATCGAGAACGACGCCAACCTCGCCGCCATCGCCGAACACTGGCAGGGCGCGGCGGTCGGCATGGGCGATGTGGTCTTCGTGCTGGCCGGGCTCAGCCCCGGCGCGGGCTCGCTGATCAACGGGCGGCTGCACCGCGGCTTCGGCGGCGCGGCCGGCGAGATCGGCGCGCTGCACCTGCTCGGTCGGCAGGCCACCCCCGAGCGGCTGCTCTCCACCACCGGCAAGCCGGTCGACCCACTGGACGAGGCCGCCGTGGCGCGGGTCCTACGACTGGCGCGCGAGGGCGACGAGGTGGCGCGGGTGGCGATGGACCGCTTCCTCGGCCGGCTGGTGCACGACGTGGCGGCCCTGGTGGTGGCCATCGACCCGCAGTTGGTGGTGATCGGCGGCTGGGCGGCCGGGCTGGACGGCGTGCTGGACCCGCTGCGCGAGCAACTGGCGCAGTACTGCCTGCGGGCGCCGGAGGTGACCCTCTCGGCGCTGGGCGAGGACGTGGTCGCGCTCGGCGCGCTGCGGCTCGCGCTCGACCAGGTGGAGGAGCAGCTCTTCGCCGTCGACCAGCCGACCTCGCGCGGCTGA